The stretch of DNA AAGATCTCGAAGCCTACTCCCCCGCCTTGCGGAAGCCCCTGGGACGCGAGCTGGAGGCGCGCCTCGTGCACCCGGTTTTCCGGGACGAGGATCCCCCCCGCATCGACGCGGTAGGGCACCTTCAAGTCCTTGAGCTTCTGCGCGATCTGGCCGGCGTCCGATTCCGACAGGTTCGTATAGAGGACGTGGTACTCCTCCTTCTGTGACCACGTGAACGCGAAGAAAATCAGGGCAATGGAGGCCACGCTGACGGCGAACGCCGTCGCTTTCTTGCGGACGGGCCACGCCTTTACGGCGTCGAGCACGTTTGGCATGTTCGCCATCGTTTTCCCCTACTCCGTACTAAATCTGCATTCTCATGATTTCTTCGTAAGCCGAAAGCAGCCGGTTGCGCGCCTCGACCATCAACTGGAACGTCATGTCCGCCCTCTCCATCGCGATGATGGCGCTCGTCACGTCTCCCCCCGTCGAAAGCTCGCGGACAGCCGTTTCCGCATCCTTCTGCACCTGGGAAATCTTGCCGACCGCGT from Deltaproteobacteria bacterium encodes:
- the fliE gene encoding flagellar hook-basal body complex protein FliE codes for the protein MTDMKITGIGGVGISASVKNPVKGTAGFDDILKDAVGKISQVQKDAETAVRELSTGGDVTSAIIAMERADMTFQLMVEARNRLLSAYEEIMRMQI